One part of the Arabidopsis thaliana chromosome 4, partial sequence genome encodes these proteins:
- a CDS encoding Galactose oxidase/kelch repeat superfamily protein (Galactose oxidase/kelch repeat superfamily protein; CONTAINS InterPro DOMAIN/s: F-box domain, cyclin-like (InterPro:IPR001810), Galactose oxidase/kelch, beta-propeller (InterPro:IPR011043), Kelch repeat type 1 (InterPro:IPR006652), Kelch related (InterPro:IPR013089), Kelch-type beta propeller (InterPro:IPR015915); BEST Arabidopsis thaliana protein match is: Galactose oxidase/kelch repeat superfamily protein (TAIR:AT4G11750.1); Has 5454 Blast hits to 3517 proteins in 230 species: Archae - 4; Bacteria - 241; Metazoa - 3778; Fungi - 20; Plants - 1093; Viruses - 123; Other Eukaryotes - 195 (source: NCBI BLink).) → MMNGIKSSPCNMPYLPDDLLLNILGRVSRLYYPILSLVSKRFRSLVGSLELYKIRTLLGRRTENCLYLSLRFSYGSNPRWFTLCRRPTRTPSPEPNLKSRWFTSCFRPILTNLTRATSKEEKKLSENLMVSIPTSNDCPLSGLTCNTIGSYIYMIGGYINGVLSSRVFFLDCRSHTWHEAPSMQVARKSPLVNVLDGKIYVVEGWRGSDYSNLIEIFDPKTQKWEHVPSPSAEMRGRYISKGLVYEEKLYLFGDKNVVYKPKESRWDALGFDMNLWLVSYGSSCVIDNVCYMVFYKRLIWYDSEVRYWRVLKGLEKLPKLRHRRSCIRMVDYGGKIAILWEKKVRVVGSDKKMIWCTEIALERRSAHKIYGKIEWCDVVLTVPKSCSLLEFIAVTI, encoded by the coding sequence ATGATGAACGGCATAAAGTCTTCACCGTGTAATATGCCTTACCTTCCTGATGATTTACTATTAAACATCTTAGGCCGTGTCTCGAGATTGTACTACCCGATTCTCTCCTTAGTTTCCAAGAGATTCCGCTCTCTCGTTGGATCACTTGAGCTTTACAAGATCCGAACGCTCCTAGGACGACGCACTGAGAATTGTCTTTATCTGAGCTTACGTTTCAGTTATGGATCTAACCCACGTTGGTTCACTCTATGCCGAAGACCAACTCGAACCCCTAGCCCTGAACCTAACCTTAAGTCACGATGGTTCACATCCTGCTTTAGACCAATCCTAACAAATCTCACTAGGGCCACTagcaaggaagaaaagaagttaAGTGAAAATCTTATGGTCTCAATCCCGACTAGCAATGATTGTCCTCTGTCTGGCTTGACTTGTAACACAATTGGTTCTTATATCTACATGATTGGGGGATACATAAATGGTGTGCTCTCATCTAGGGTCTTCTTCTTGGATTGTCGGTCTCACACCTGGCATGAAGCTCCAAGCATGCAGGTAGCCCGAAAGTCCCCACTCGTGAATGTTCTTGATGGGAAAATATATGTAGTGGAAGGCTGGAGAGGTTCCGATTACTCGAATCTCATCGAGATTTTCGatcccaaaacccaaaaatggGAACATGTGCCAAGCCCTAGCGCGGAGATGCGTGGGAGGTATATATCAAAAGGTTTAGTCTATGAAGAAAAACTTTACCTGTTTGGGGATAAAAATGTGGTTTACAAGCCTAAGGAAAGTAGATGGGATGCGTTAGGGTTTGATATGAATTTGTGGTTGGTTAGCTATGGTTCTTCTTGCGTGATAGATAATGTATGTTATATGGTATTTTATAAAAGACTCATATGGTACGACTCCGAGGTAAGATATTGGAGAGTTTTGAAGGGTTTGGAAAAATTACCTAAATTACGACATCGTCGTTCTTGTATTAGAATGGTGGATTATGGTGGAAAGATTGCGATTCTGTGGGAGAAGAAAGTGCGTGTTGTCGGCTCtgacaagaaaatgatttgGTGTACTGAGATTGCGCTTGAAAGGCGCAGTGCACACAAGATTTATGGGAAGATTGAGTGGTGTGATGTTGTGCTTACAGTGCCCAAGTCATGTTCTTTATTGGAATTTATTGCTGTTACTATTTGA
- a CDS encoding Major Facilitator Superfamily with SPX (SYG1/Pho81/XPR1) domain-containing protein encodes MVAFGKKLKERSIEEWQEYYINYKLMKKKVKQYGPQIEVGSLDRRHVLKDFSRMLDHQIEKIALFMLEQQGLLSSRLQKLREWHDTLQDEPDLSQIAKLREAYRAVGQDLLKLLFFIDMNAIGIRKILKKFDKRFGYRFTNYYVKTRADHPYSQLQQVFRHVGLGAVVGAISRNLHELQNNEGSYLSIYDQPVLPLQDPVVDSIKNAVDRLTHSTNFLNFMAQHALIMQDDEDLLMLPPDEQAEKEEGRYHFMSLLLNLANTFLYMVNTYIIVPTADDYSMSLGAAATVCGVVIGAMAVAQLFSSVYFSAWSNKSYFKPLIFSSIVLFFGNLLYALAYDFNSLALLLIGRLFCGFGSARAVNRRYISDCVPLKIRMQASAGFVSASALGMACGPALAGLLQTDFKIKNVTFNQDTLPGWVMAVAWLLYLVWLAISFREPAREPEEIHTSQESTSADQDGNIEKGLKKPLLLASEETEHDEEDDGDGSEESSDDSRKPANSFVAAYKLLTPSVKVQLLIYFMLKYAMEILLSESSVVTTYYFGWSMSSVSIFLFCLGLTVLPVNLVVGSYISNMFEDRQILLASEIMVCIGIVLSFHVVIPYTVPQYVISGFIMFVSAEVLEGVNLSLLSRVMSSRLSRGTYNGGLLSTEAGTIARVIADATITLAGFLGQSMLLNVTLLPSLIICVLSILATCYTYNSLY; translated from the exons ATGGTCGCCTTTGGAAAAAAGCTCAAGGAACGTAGCATTGAAGAATGGCAAGA ATATTACATCAATTAcaaattgatgaagaagaaagtgaagcaATATGGTCCACAAATCGAAGTAGGAAGTTTAGATCGCCGCCATGTTCTTAAAGATTTCTCAAGGATGTTGGATCATCag ATCGAGAAAATCGCTCTTTTCATGTTGGAGCAACAAGGTTTGCTTTCAAGTAGGTTACAAAAGCTAAGGGAATGGCATGATACACTTCAAGATGAGCCTGACTTATCTCAGATAGCTAAGCTAAGAGAGGCTTATAGAGCCGTGGGACAAGATCTTCTCAAGCTTCTGTTTTTCATCGATATGAATGCTATTGGTATCCGCAAGATACTGAAGAAATTCGATAAGAGATTCGGTTATCGATTCACAAACTATTATGTCAAGACTCGCGCTGATCATCCTTACTCTCAACTTCAGCAAGTGTTTAGACATGTG GGCCTTGGAGCTGTTGTTGGAGCCATATCTCGCAACCTTCATGAGCTTCAAAACAATGAAGGAAGCTACTTATCCATTTATGACCAGcctgttcttcctcttcag GATCCTGTAGTGGATTCGATTAAGAATGCAGTGGACAGGCTAACACATTCAACaaactttcttaatttcatgGCTCAACATGCTTTAATCATGCAAGACGATGAAGACCTACTAATGCTTCCTCCAGACGAGCAAgcggaaaaagaagaaggaagatatCACTTCATGTCACTATTGTTAAACTTGGCCAACACGTTTCTTTATATGGTCAATACATATATCATTGTTCCAACAGCTGATGATTACTCTATGAGCCTTGGAGCAGCCGCAACGGTTTGTGGTGTTGTTATCGGTGCTATGGCCGTTGCTCAGCTCTTCTCTTCCGTTTACTTCAGTGCTTGGTCCAATAAATCTTACTTCAAGCCGCTTATATTTAGTAGCATCGTTCTTTTCTTTGGGAACTTGTTATATGCTTTGGCTTATGACTTTAATTCATTAGCACTTCTCTTGATTGGTCGGCTTTTTTGTGG ATTTGGTTCAGCGAGAGCAGTGAACCGGAGATATATAAGCGATTGTGTGCCGCTGAAAATCCGAATGCAGGCTTCAGCGGGTTTTGTTAGTGCAAGTGCTCTAGGAATGGCTTGTGGTCCTGCTCTTGCTGGCTTGTTGCAAACTGATTTCAAGATCAAAAATGTTACATTTAACCAAGATACGTTACCTGGTTGGGTTATGGCTGTTGCTTGGCTATTGTACTTAGTCTGGTTAGCTATTTCGTTTCGGGAACCTGCACGTGAGCCAGAAGAGATTCATACTTCACAAGAGTCTACCTCTG CTGATCAAGATGGAAATATAGAGAAAGGTCTTAAAAAACCGCTGTTGCTTGCATCggaagaaacagaacatgatgaagaagatgacggTGATGGAAGCGAGGAATCTTCTGATGATTCCCGTAAACCCGCTAACTCCTTTGTAGCTGCTTACAAGCTACTCACTCCTTCAGTAAAG gttCAATTGTTGATATACTTCATGCTTAAGTATGCAATGGAGATTCTACTATCAGAATCAAGTGTTGTAACCACATATTACTTTGGTTGGTCCATGAGTTCTGTTTCCATCTTCTTGTTCTGTCTGGGTCTAACCGTTTTACCGGTTAACCTCGTTGTTGGAAGCTATATCAGCAACATGTTCGAAGATCG GCAAATTCTGTTAGCGTCAGAGATTATGGTCTGTATCGGAATAGTTCTCAGCTTCCATGTAGTAATCCCTTACACTGTCCCACAATACGTTATCTCAGGATTTATCATGTTTGTTTCTGCTGAAGTTCTTGAAG GTGTGAACTTATCGTTACTATCGAGAGTGATGTCATCGAGGCTGTCCCGCGGGACTTATAACGGAGGGTTACTGTCGACGGAAGCTGGCACGATTGCACGTGTGATAGCGGATGCGACGATCACTTTGGCTGGTTTCTTGGGACAGAGTATGCTTTTGAATGTTACTCTGCTTCCTTCTTTGATCATCTGTGTTTTGTCTATCCTAGCTACTTGTTATACTTATAACTCCTTGTATTAG
- the TRM10 gene encoding GAR2-like protein (unknown protein; BEST Arabidopsis thaliana protein match is: unknown protein (TAIR:AT4G23020.2); Has 550 Blast hits to 387 proteins in 92 species: Archae - 0; Bacteria - 32; Metazoa - 132; Fungi - 122; Plants - 80; Viruses - 0; Other Eukaryotes - 184 (source: NCBI BLink).) translates to MASMISSSDHRLSTSKRRLKPLLLRDYLLDDLSSCSSNGFKSFPRRQTPSASSTVRRLLDAEIKRSGFIHHHHHTKQPRLTRRSSHTTCGTAISHAVHKASTAFLKLLPFPSSTVKKQGVFSRSFSKRLLSISFWRKPVVGQSRREVTGDGDGEIQWWRSVAYEESLDQQSDLFSQISTTDDKITFSTSAAAITVVEEFISGDSSSYGSEFFTNSSSEVVQSSSSSFSSSSSGESEEVSSEIDAVEDGKESGDSLKAHDGDGSSVNRNNSLCNRKECVNEEKEQLSPVSILECPFKDDDEDDEITDQNDTYEKIARKSRRLNGLVRLEPLDLDKRIERYVERQEEYSYHTLETEEDESENQANRLFALVKLRIGETNDLLASKVADNLLLDYLQEDNIGPKEETLMVKKAEDWVMGRQDEMFMSWEVKTKREVYVKEMKWGCINGDERENVVEELANGFFTSFVDEFIYDLVL, encoded by the exons ATGGCGTCGATGATCAGTTCCTCTGATCACCGTCTTTCGACAAGCAAGAGACGTTTGAAGCCATTGCTGTTAAGAGATTACTTACTCGATGATCTCAGTTCTTGTTCATCCAACGGTTTCAAATCATTCCCACGCCGTCAAACTCCTTCTGCATCTTCCACCGTTCGTCGTCTTCTTGACGCCGAGATCAAACGGTCAGGATTtatccatcatcatcatcacaccAAGCAACCACGTCTCACTAGAAGATCAAGCCATACAACTTGTGGAACGGCGATAAGTCACGCCGTTCATAAAGCTTCAACGGCGTTTCTTAAACTTTTGCCGTTCCCTTCTTCCACCGTTAAAAAACAAGGCGTTTTCTCTAGAAGCTTCTCTAAACGGCTTTTAAGCATAAGCTTCTGGAGAAAACCCGTTGTAGGTCAATCTCGCCGTGAAGTAACCGGAGATGGAGACGGAGAGATCCAATGGTGGAGATCCGTCGCGTACGAAGAGAGTTTAGATCAACAATCCGATCTGTTTTCTCAAATCTCCACCACCGACgacaaaataacattttcaacCTCAGCCGCTGCGATCACTGTCGTGGAGGAGTTTATCTCCGGTGACTCATCGAGTTACGGTAGCGAGTTTTTCACAAACTCATCATCGGAGGTTGTAcagtcttcttcctcatcgtTCTCTTCTTCGTCGAGTGGTGAATCGGAGGAAGTCTCCAGCGAGATCGACGCCGTGGAAGACGGGAAGGAGAGCGGAGATAGTTTAAAGGCACACGACGGTGACGGATCATCTGTCAACCGCAACAACAGCCTGTGTAACAGAAAG GAATGTGTgaatgaagagaaagaacaacTCAGTCCAGTATCGATCTTAGAATGCCCTTTTAAAGATGATGACGAAGACGATGAAATCACTGACCAAAATG ATACATATGAGAAAATTGCTAGAAAAAGCAGGAGATTAAATGGTTTGGTACGGCTTGAGCCACTAGACTTGGATAAACGCATAGAGAGGTATGTAGAGAGACAAGAAGAGTACTCATATCACACTCTGGAGACGGAAGAGGACGAATCAGAAAATCAAGCAAACCGCTTGTTTGCTCTTGTGAAGTTGAGAATCGGCGAAACAAATGACCTACTAGCTTCTAAAGTAGCGGATAATCTATTGTTAGACTATCTTCAAGAAGATAACATTGGGCCAAAAGAGGAGACATTAATGGTGAAGAAAGCAGAAGATTGGGTTATGGGTAGACAAGATGAGATGTTTATGAGTTGGGAAGTGAAAACGAAGAGAGAGGTTTATGTGAAGGAAATGAAGTGGGGTTGCATTAATggagatgagagagagaatgtGGTTGAAGAGTTGGCTAATGGTTTCTTCACTTCCTTTGTGGATGAATTCATCTACGACTTAGTGTTGTGA
- a CDS encoding Pleckstrin homology (PH) domain superfamily protein (Pleckstrin homology (PH) domain superfamily protein; FUNCTIONS IN: molecular_function unknown; INVOLVED IN: intracellular transport; LOCATED IN: cellular_component unknown; EXPRESSED IN: 23 plant structures; EXPRESSED DURING: 13 growth stages; CONTAINS InterPro DOMAIN/s: Ran binding protein 1 (InterPro:IPR000156), Pleckstrin homology-type (InterPro:IPR011993); Has 30201 Blast hits to 17322 proteins in 780 species: Archae - 12; Bacteria - 1396; Metazoa - 17338; Fungi - 3422; Plants - 5037; Viruses - 0; Other Eukaryotes - 2996 (source: NCBI BLink).) translates to MRGVKRAAISESNDSPFKNAKPVEGIFFGTQKNVVPMQQSSVTSASLDKQRAELARKHVRALNNQFVSWVQLQLKNHPDELWEDGMNDYITHASNILEKFKDVVSWLKENKGKGENLSPESRGAENKLVAEVKNTNVKSFSNNIPFASNNQPGIFSNNQSSDFSSSQSGFFSSQSGAFSSSPSGLISNSQTGSFSSGQFGTTKSSQPSLFSGSQAGAISNSQPGTFSSSHSGITSNSQTGSFSSGQFGQTKSSQPSLLSGSQAGAISSNQPSFQFSNSQSPFTSAVPPVSIPAKQDHSDDADGGDEQSQPSSPSVKKTEEKGITVVHEVKCKLYVKSSDPADKGWKDKGTGNLYIKCKEGVDKGTKESKPTILVRNDVGKLLLNALLYAGMKTSPQKNALVAIFHSSDDSNENVTPRTFLIRTKNAEARDNLATAIQEYAPSS, encoded by the exons ATGAGAGGAGTAAAACGCGCCGCCATCTCCGAATCGAATGACTCTCCC TTTAAGAATGCAAAACCAGTGGAAGGAATCTTTTTTGGTACTCAGAAGAATGTGGTACCGATGCAGCAGAGTTCAGTAACATCAGCATCATTGGATAAACAGAGGGCTGAGTTAGCTAGGAAGCATGTGAGAGCTCTTAATAACCAATTTGTAAG TTGGGTGCAGTTACAGCTGAAGAATCATCCTGATGAACTTTGGGAAGATGGGATGAATGACTACATTACGCATGCTTCAAACATTCTG GAAAAGTTTAAGGATGTGGTCAGCTGGCTTAAAGAAAATAAGGGAAAGGGGGAGAATTTATCCCCTGAATCTCGTGGAgcagaaaataaattagtggCTGAAGTCAAGAATACCAATGTTAAATCATTTTCAAACAATATTCCTTTTGCTTCAAACAATCAACCTGGGATCTTCTCAAACAATCAATCTTCCGATTTTTCCAGTAGTCAGTCTGGTTTCTTTTCAAGCCAATCTGGAGCATTCTCCAGCAGTCCTTCTGGTTTGATATCCAATAGCCAGACTGGATCTTTTAGCAGTGGCCAGTTTGGTACGACAAAAAGCAGCCAACCAAGCCTATTTTCCGGCAGTCAAGCCGGAGCAATCTCTAATAGCCAACCTGGAACTTTCTCCAGCAGTCACTCTGGTATAACATCTAATAGCCAGACGGGATCTTTTAGTAGTGGCCAATTTGGTCAGACAAAAAGCAGCCAACCAAGCCTACTTTCCGGCAGTCAAGCAGGAGCAATCTCTAGTAACCAAccttcttttcaattttctaaCAGTCAATCCCCTTTTACATCTGCAG TACCTCCAGTGTCCATACCGGCAAAGCAGGATCACTCAGATGATGCGGATGGTG GAGACGAACAATCTCAACCGAGCAGCCCATCTGTCAAAAAGACGGAAGAAAAGGGTATTACTGTGGTTCATGAAGTCAAATGCAAACTTTATGTCAAG TCAAGTGACCCAGCAGATAAAGGGTGGAAAGATAAAGGAACTGGGAATCTCTACATAAAATGCAAAGAAGGAGTCGACAAGGggacaaaagaatcaaaacccACAATTCTTGTCCGAAACGAT GTTGGAAAACTGCTTCTGAATGCACTACTGTACGCTGGAATGAAGACAAGCCCACAGAAGAACGCTCTTGTTGCAATATTTCACTCCTCG GATGATTCCAACGAGAATGTAACACCGAGAACCTTTCTGATAAGGACAAAGAACGCAGAAGCTAGAGATAATTTAGCAACGGCCATCCAAGAATACGCCCCTTCTTCATAG
- a CDS encoding Calcineurin-like metallo-phosphoesterase superfamily protein (Calcineurin-like metallo-phosphoesterase superfamily protein; FUNCTIONS IN: hydrolase activity, protein serine/threonine phosphatase activity; INVOLVED IN: biological_process unknown; LOCATED IN: endoplasmic reticulum; EXPRESSED IN: 25 plant structures; EXPRESSED DURING: 15 growth stages; CONTAINS InterPro DOMAIN/s: Metallophosphoesterase (InterPro:IPR004843); BEST Arabidopsis thaliana protein match is: Calcineurin-like metallo-phosphoesterase superfamily protein (TAIR:AT4G23000.1); Has 30201 Blast hits to 17322 proteins in 780 species: Archae - 12; Bacteria - 1396; Metazoa - 17338; Fungi - 3422; Plants - 5037; Viruses - 0; Other Eukaryotes - 2996 (source: NCBI BLink).) — protein MVSERHSARLYNSLPMESFRTILTHTYPYPHEHSRHAIIAVLFGCLFFISSDNMQTLIEKFSVKWWSMYACLLGFFYFFSSPFIQKTIRPNYSNFSRWYIAWILVAALYHLPNFQSMGLDLRMNLSLFLTIYISSILFLVVFHIIFLGLWYVGLVSRVAGRRPEILTILQNCAVLSMACCIFYSHCGNRAVLRQKPLGRQYTSWFSFWKREHRHNTWLAKFIRMNELKDQVCSSWFAPVGSASDYPLLSKWFIYGEIACNGSCPDSADEISPIYSLWATFIGLYIANYVVERSTGWALTHPLSVDKYEKLKNQQLKPDFLDMVPWYSGTSADLFKTVFDLLVSVTVFLGRFDMRMLQAAMTKSGDASGRKELLYDHLAEKQDFWFDFMADTGDGGNSSYSVAKLLAQPSLRVPVANNFISLPRGNVLLIGGDLAYPNPSSFTYEKRLFCPFEYALQPPRWYKNDSIAVDKPELPNGVSDLKSYEGPQCFLIPGNHDWFDGLNTFMRYICHKSWLGGWLMPQKKSYFALQLPKGWWVFGLDLALHGDIDVDQFKFFSELVKDKVGESDAVIIITHEPNWLLDWYWSGDTGQNVRHLICDVLKYRCKLRMAGDLHHYMRHSCNQSDGPAHVQHLLVNGCGGAFLHPTHVFSKFSKFYGASYGSKVAYPSFDDSSKIALGNILKFRKKNWQFDFIGGIIYFILVFSLFPQCKLAHVLRGDSFSGHLESFLGTVWSAFAYVMEQSYVSFTGVLMLLITAITFVPSKVSLKKRVVIGVLHVAAHLMAALILMLMLELGIEICIQHNLLANSGYHTLYEWYKSVENEHFPDPTGLRARIEQWTFGLYPACIKYLMSAFDVPEVMAVTRTNICKHGMESLSRSGAVIYYASVFLYFWVFSTPVVSMVFGSYLYICINWFHIHFDEAFSSLRIANYKSFTRFHILEDGDIEVFTLAVDKVPKDWKLDKDWDSEPKQSFKMSYEREFPSKWGASTSQQDPVNTVKIVDRFVIHRSQKENGEC, from the exons ATGGTCTCTGAAAGGCATTCTGCTCGTTTATATAATTCCCTCCCAATGGAGAGTTTCAGAACGATTTTAACCCATACTTACCCTTATCCGCATGAGCATTCACGTCATGCTATCATTGCTGTATTGTTTGGTTGCCTATTCTTTATTTCATCGGATAACATGCAAACCCTCATAGAAAAGTTTTCAGTCAAGTGGTGGTCCATGTATGCATGCTTGCTCGGattcttctacttcttttcTTCCCCATTTATCCAGAAGACTATCAGACCAAATTATTCAAACTTCAGTCGGTG GTACATTGCCTGGATTTTAGTTGCAGCTTTGTATCATCTTCCTAATTTTCAGTCAATGGGTTTGGATTTGAGGATGAATTTGTCCTTGTTTCTAACAATTTACATATCATCCATACTCTTCCTTGTTGTCTTCCACATCATTTTTCTTGGCCTTTGGTATGTTGGTCTTGTTTCTCGCGTGGCTGGAAGACGCCCAGAGATCTTAACCATTCTTCAAAACTGCGCT GTTCTTAGCATGGCTTGCTGTATATTTTATAGCCATTGTGGTAATCGAGCTGTTCTGAGGCAAAAACCACTTGGAAGACAGTATACAAGCTGGTTTTCGTTCTGGAAAAGAGAACATAGGCACAATACCTGGCTTGCAAAATTCATTCGTATGAATGAGCTGAAAGACCAAGTGTGTTCATCGTGGTTTGCTCCAGTTGGATCTGCAAGTGATTATCCACTGTTATCCAAATGGTTCATCTACGGGGAG ATTGCATGCAACGGATCATGTCCTGATTCAGCTGACGAAATTTCTCCTATATACTCGTTGTGGGCCACATTTATCGGTCTTTACATTGCCAATTATGTAGTGGAGAGATCAACAGG GTGGGCTCTAACACATCCTCTGTCAGTCGACAAATATGAGAAGCTGAAGAATCAGCAATTGAAACCTGATTTCTTAGATATGGTTCCTTGGTATTCAGG aACATCGGCTGATTTGTTTAAAACCGTGTTTGACCTCCTCGTGTCAGTGACAGTATTTCTTGGCCGCTTTGACATGCGGATGCTGCAG GCTGCAATGACCAAATCTGGTGATGCTAGTGGGAGGAAGGAACTTTTGTATGACCACCTTGCTGAAAAGcaagatttttggtttgatttcaTGGCGGATACTGGTGATGGTGGGAATTCATCATATAGTGTTGCAAAACTTCTTGCCCAGCCTTCTCTCAGAGTGCCAGTGgctaataattttatatctcTTCCACGAGGAAATGTACTGCTTATTGGAGGAGATCTTGC ATACCCAAATCCGTCATCTTTTACATATGAAAAACGTCTCTTTTGTCCTTTTGAGTATGCGCTGCAGCCTCCCCGTTGGTATAAAAATGACTCTATTGCTGTTGACAAGCCTGAATTACCCAATGGAGTGTCTGATCTGAAGAGTTATGAAGGTCCTCAATGTTTTCTCATCCCTGGAAACCATG ACTGGTTTGACGGACTCAATACTTTCATGAGGTATATTTGCCATAAGAGTTGGTTAGGCGGCTGGCTAATGCCCCAGAAGAAAAGCTATTTTGCCCTGCAGCTCCCCAAGGGTTGGTGGGTGTTTGGTTTGGATCTTGCACTTCATGGTGATATTGATGTCGACcagttcaaatttttttccgAATTGGTGAAGGACAAG GTTGGTGAGAGTGATGCTGTGATCATTATCACGCATGAACCCAACTGGCTTCTTGATTGGTACTGGAGCGGTGATACAGGGCAGAACGTGAGACATCTGATATGCGACGTGTTGAAATACAGGTGCAAACTTAGAATGGCAGGGGATTTGCATCATTATATGCGACATTCATGTAATCAATCGGATGGACCTGCCCATGTCCAACATCTTCTTGTTAATGGCTGTGGAGGAGCTTTTCTGCATCCCACCCATGTGTTCAGCAAGTTTTCAAAGTTCTATGGGGCCTCTTATGGAAGCAAGGTTGCCTACCCCtcttttgatgattcaagTAAA ATTGCTTTgggaaatattttgaaattccGGAAAAAGAACTGGCAATTTGATTTCATTGGTGGTATTATATACTTTATCTTGGTCTTTTCGTTGTTCCCTCAG TGTAAGCTAGCTCACGTCTTACGAGGTGATTCGTTTTCTGGTCACCTGGAGAGTTTCTTAGGCACAGTTTGGAGTGCCTTTGCGTATGTGATGGAACAATCTTATGTGTCTTTTACCGGTGTCTTGATGTTGCTGATAACTGCAATCACATTTGTCCCCTCAAAAGTATCTCTGAAGAAAAGGGTTGTAATTGGGGTTCTTCATGTTGCTGCTCACCTGATGGCAGCTCTGATTCTCATGTTGATGTTGGAACTGGGCATAGAAATCTGTATTCAGCATAATCTTCTTGCAAATTCTG GGTATCATACATTATATGAGTGGTACAAATCAGTGGAGAATGAGCATTTCCCGGACCCTACTGGCCTTCGAGCCCGTATCGAACAATGGACATTTGGCTTATATCCTGCGTGCATCAAGTATCTTATGTCAGCATTTGATGTTCCTGAG GTGATGGCGGTTACCCGGACCAACATTTGCAAACATGGAATGGAATCGCTTTCCCGAAGCGGAGCTGTTATCTATTATGCTTCTGTTTTCCTTTACTTTTGGGTCTTCTCAACTCCTGTCGTGTCTATGGTATTTGGAAGCTACTTGTATATCTGCATCAACTGGTTCCACATACACTTTGATGAAGCTTTCTCTTCACTCCGCATTGCCAATTACAAATCTTTCACCCGGTTCCACATCCTAGAAGATGGAGATATTGAAGTTTTCACGCTCGCAGTTGATAAG GTGCCAAAAGACTGGAAACTGGACAAAGACTGGGATTCAGAGCCGAAACAGAGTTTCAAGATGAGCTATGAGAGAGAGTTTCCAAGTAAATGGGGTGCCTCAACATCACAACAAGACCCTGTTAATACCGTAAAGATAGTGGATCGTTTCGTCATTCATAGATCACAAAAGGAAAACGGAGAATGTTAG